A genomic region of Gemmata massiliana contains the following coding sequences:
- a CDS encoding glycosyltransferase family 87 protein, translated as MSAVDRPGVEPRTPALRFALGAAAAALAFVYFGPVFFGQFRPSEPGRDFSQEWLSARNFWTGAPVYSPQRDAMLRHSGLDTPYFEAEMKWNAHPPVAVLVALPFGLITDYAAAHLVWNCVTFFLFVLGFVLLARELGIDVRGGAAFWALALIVSWNAIHQHLFQGQLGFLIAFLLIVGWIADHRGHQTAAGIAVGIAAAMKVFPGLVLVYFVAAGRWRAVAVALLTGVLLHAVALALFGPAAFETYVRDVLPSLGRFQDSWLNVSFTGYWRRIGFALGAPAVGVAVAVACRLLAIVAIWWVGRSAVGADDRGRAFALAVVGMLLASPIAWTHYFVLLVIPLLFLWQRLPSGLARVALVAVTAVLWLPERLVPALYLGTEAVSGSSLDTMPNSVWMAVVVLGPFTYALAALFLLVGFARLTPVPVADRPN; from the coding sequence GTGTCAGCCGTCGATCGACCCGGTGTCGAACCCCGCACGCCGGCGCTCCGCTTCGCACTGGGCGCGGCGGCCGCCGCGCTCGCGTTCGTGTACTTCGGTCCGGTGTTCTTCGGGCAATTTCGCCCGTCCGAACCGGGCCGGGACTTCTCGCAGGAGTGGCTGTCCGCGCGGAATTTCTGGACCGGCGCCCCCGTCTACTCGCCGCAGCGCGACGCGATGCTCCGGCACTCCGGCCTCGATACACCCTATTTCGAGGCCGAGATGAAGTGGAACGCCCACCCGCCGGTCGCCGTTCTCGTAGCGCTACCGTTCGGTCTGATCACCGATTACGCCGCGGCACACCTGGTTTGGAACTGCGTCACCTTTTTCTTGTTCGTGCTTGGCTTCGTGCTACTGGCGCGCGAACTGGGGATCGATGTACGGGGCGGGGCGGCTTTCTGGGCACTCGCGCTGATCGTATCGTGGAACGCGATCCACCAGCACCTCTTCCAGGGGCAATTGGGCTTCCTGATCGCGTTCCTGCTGATCGTCGGCTGGATCGCGGACCACCGCGGCCACCAAACCGCGGCCGGCATCGCGGTCGGGATCGCCGCAGCGATGAAAGTGTTCCCGGGCCTCGTACTCGTGTACTTCGTGGCGGCCGGACGCTGGCGCGCGGTCGCGGTCGCGCTTCTCACGGGAGTGTTGCTGCACGCCGTCGCGCTCGCGCTGTTCGGCCCCGCGGCTTTCGAGACATACGTTCGTGACGTGTTACCGAGTTTGGGTCGGTTCCAGGATTCGTGGCTGAATGTGTCGTTCACGGGGTACTGGAGACGGATCGGTTTCGCGCTCGGTGCGCCGGCAGTTGGAGTGGCTGTCGCGGTTGCCTGCCGGCTCCTGGCGATCGTAGCAATCTGGTGGGTCGGCCGGAGCGCTGTGGGAGCAGACGATCGCGGTCGGGCGTTTGCTCTGGCGGTGGTCGGCATGTTGCTGGCGTCGCCGATCGCCTGGACTCACTACTTCGTGCTCCTCGTGATCCCGCTCCTGTTCCTGTGGCAGCGACTCCCGTCCGGTTTGGCGCGCGTGGCGCTGGTGGCGGTCACCGCGGTGTTGTGGTTGCCCGAGCGGTTGGTTCCCGCACTGTACCTGGGAACCGAAGCGGTGTCTGGGTCGAGCCTCGACACAATGCCCAACAGCGTCTGGATGGCCGTCGTAGTTTTGGGGCCGTTCACGTATGCGCTCGCCGCACTGTTTCTGCTCGTCGGGTTCGCTCGTCTGACGCCCGTGCCGGTCGCCGATCGGCCGAACTGA
- a CDS encoding U32 family peptidase, whose protein sequence is MSSLHTKPELLAPAGDWEAMRAAVANGADAVYFGLSNFNARARATNFELSELPDVMTFLHARNVRGFVTLNTLIFSDELEAVAEFVKSVAAAGTDAVIVQDLGLVRLIKRIAPTLPVHGSTQMTLTEPRGIEFVTNLGVERVVLARELSLNDIRKVTANTSTPVEVFVHGALCVAYSGQCLTSEALGGRSANRGQCAQACRLPYEMIVDGAKRELGDRAYLLSPQDLAAFDLIDPLIEAGVISFKIEGRLKGGPYVASTTQTYRKAIDAKLTHHDFALPRREQLDLAQTFSRGLTPGFLEGVNHQMLVRGRFPKSRGVRIGRVAGFAKSGVRIELCEAFDDLVKAGDGVLFDIGKPQEQEPGGRVWRVVPSRGAAELQFEIGALDYSQIPIGCDVYKTDDPALRKRLEQSYSQDKLAKRVPITGRVFGTVGGALMLSLSDGERESSASWVGPLELARKQPTSEAEVREQLARLGDTPFELGEVVVNLPAGVMVPRSVLNDLRRQAAGALAEQRIEARKHAVANGNALGELRREVAEPTLPSPLPEGKGASARDSSVREATSTNSSFSPFPSGRGGGGVGSAHLTVLVRNLEQLDAVLSWSPSDGLPKPSAVYADFEDLRRYKDAVAKARVAGMPIGLAPTRVWKPGEDGFQALVARAEPDIVLVRNLASISYFREQLPNVRLIGDFSLNVANELTAGVLMGAGFERLVPSYDLNWDQFASMVRRAHADWFEPVLHQHMPMFHMEHCVFAAFLSTGKDHRDCGRPCEVHKVELRDRVGANFPVLPDTGCRNTVFNSVAQSAAEYVGRMRELGLRAFRVDLLRETPAQVTSLLDRYARVIAGRDDGHETWRQLRVLNQLGVTRGTLNLL, encoded by the coding sequence ATGTCTTCATTGCACACCAAGCCCGAACTCCTCGCGCCCGCCGGTGACTGGGAGGCCATGCGCGCCGCGGTCGCGAACGGTGCCGACGCGGTCTACTTCGGCCTGTCGAACTTCAACGCGCGCGCCCGCGCCACCAATTTCGAGCTGTCCGAACTCCCGGACGTGATGACGTTCCTGCACGCGCGCAACGTGCGCGGGTTCGTCACGCTCAACACGCTGATCTTTTCGGACGAACTGGAGGCGGTCGCGGAGTTCGTGAAGTCCGTCGCGGCGGCCGGCACGGACGCGGTCATCGTTCAGGATCTCGGGCTCGTGCGGCTCATCAAGCGCATCGCGCCCACGCTGCCGGTCCACGGCTCCACGCAGATGACGCTGACCGAACCACGGGGCATCGAGTTCGTCACGAACCTCGGGGTCGAGCGGGTCGTTCTGGCGCGCGAACTGTCCTTGAACGACATTCGGAAAGTGACCGCGAACACGTCCACCCCGGTAGAGGTGTTCGTTCACGGGGCGCTGTGTGTCGCGTACAGCGGGCAGTGCCTCACGAGCGAGGCACTCGGCGGGCGCAGCGCGAACCGCGGACAATGCGCGCAGGCGTGCCGGTTGCCCTACGAGATGATTGTGGACGGCGCGAAGCGCGAACTCGGCGACCGCGCGTACCTGCTCAGCCCGCAAGACCTCGCGGCCTTCGACCTCATCGATCCGCTCATCGAAGCGGGGGTGATTTCCTTCAAGATCGAGGGCCGACTGAAGGGCGGTCCCTACGTGGCCTCGACCACGCAGACCTACCGCAAGGCCATCGACGCGAAGCTCACGCACCACGATTTTGCGCTTCCGCGGCGCGAGCAACTCGACCTCGCGCAGACGTTCAGTCGAGGATTAACGCCGGGTTTTCTCGAGGGCGTGAATCACCAGATGCTGGTTCGCGGCCGGTTCCCGAAGAGTCGCGGGGTGCGCATCGGGAGAGTCGCGGGATTCGCCAAGAGCGGCGTGAGGATCGAGTTGTGCGAGGCGTTCGACGATCTGGTGAAAGCCGGCGACGGCGTGCTGTTCGACATCGGGAAGCCGCAGGAGCAAGAACCGGGCGGGCGGGTGTGGCGCGTGGTCCCCTCGCGCGGCGCGGCCGAGCTTCAATTTGAGATCGGCGCGCTCGACTATTCGCAGATCCCCATCGGCTGCGACGTGTACAAGACGGACGATCCCGCGCTGCGCAAGCGCCTCGAACAGAGCTACTCGCAGGACAAACTCGCGAAGCGCGTTCCGATTACCGGGCGCGTGTTCGGCACAGTCGGCGGCGCGCTGATGCTCTCGCTGTCCGACGGCGAACGCGAATCGAGTGCGTCGTGGGTCGGTCCGCTCGAACTGGCGCGCAAACAGCCTACGTCCGAAGCTGAAGTACGGGAACAACTCGCGCGACTCGGTGACACACCGTTCGAGTTGGGTGAAGTCGTTGTGAATTTGCCCGCGGGCGTGATGGTTCCTCGCAGCGTGTTGAACGACCTCCGGCGCCAGGCCGCGGGCGCGCTGGCGGAACAGCGAATCGAAGCGCGCAAACACGCAGTTGCGAACGGTAATGCGTTGGGTGAACTGCGACGGGAGGTGGCCGAACCTACCCTCCCATCCCCCCTCCCTGAAGGGAAGGGGGCGTCGGCGCGCGATTCCTCTGTGCGTGAGGCTACGTCTACTAACAGTTCTTTCTCCCCCTTCCCTTCAGGGAGGGGGGGCGGGGGGGTAGGTTCGGCGCACCTCACCGTTCTCGTTCGCAATCTCGAACAACTCGACGCGGTACTTTCTTGGTCGCCGAGTGATGGGCTTCCGAAGCCGTCAGCGGTGTACGCGGACTTTGAAGATTTGCGCCGATACAAGGACGCGGTTGCGAAAGCACGGGTCGCGGGTATGCCGATCGGACTGGCACCGACCCGCGTGTGGAAGCCCGGCGAGGACGGTTTTCAGGCGCTCGTCGCCCGCGCGGAACCCGACATCGTCCTCGTGCGGAACCTCGCGTCGATCAGTTATTTCCGGGAGCAACTGCCGAACGTGCGGCTCATCGGTGACTTCAGCCTCAACGTTGCGAACGAACTCACCGCCGGCGTGTTGATGGGCGCGGGTTTCGAGCGCCTCGTGCCGAGTTACGACCTCAACTGGGACCAGTTCGCATCAATGGTTCGGCGCGCGCACGCGGACTGGTTCGAGCCGGTGCTTCACCAGCACATGCCCATGTTCCACATGGAGCACTGCGTGTTCGCGGCGTTCCTCAGCACGGGCAAGGACCACCGCGACTGCGGGCGCCCGTGTGAGGTCCACAAGGTCGAACTCCGGGACCGCGTCGGCGCCAACTTCCCGGTGCTGCCCGATACCGGGTGCCGCAACACCGTGTTCAACAGCGTGGCCCAGAGCGCGGCCGAGTACGTGGGGCGGATGCGCGAGTTGGGATTGCGGGCGTTTCGCGTCGATCTACTGCGCGAAACGCCCGCACAAGTCACTTCACTGCTGGACCGCTATGCCCGCGTAATTGCCGGGCGCGACGACGGGCACGAGACCTGGCGCCAGCTCCGTGTCCTCAACCAGCTCGGTGTCACGCGCGGCACACTGAACCTGCTGTGA
- a CDS encoding CPBP family intramembrane glutamic endopeptidase, which translates to MPPDEYNQPTDTDALRPRAGDWGAAEPELDYDPDAVPVVYPVATRWCWRCGETAAPVAGRCPWCNTWTDGELPRREPEPVLSLDDDPEDDWHTDAPRYAIPVRRPYLIPPIVIVVLAYAALLGTLIMCAVIVAVRGASTPDEIQEAQAFVEVASTLLTLGALALVWSRSRQKVPDGTMVLAWVTSVPVLFALLCLNLLFFTVLRELLKPLGVVEPERMKMTLATVLLICVQPAIVEELFFRQMTLGVLRKSMNMHLAVWITAAAFAAAHLGNILGMPYLFLVGAFLGYARVYGGLTLAIILHFVHNFAVVAYDAWR; encoded by the coding sequence ATGCCACCCGACGAATACAACCAGCCCACCGACACCGATGCGCTGCGCCCCCGCGCGGGCGATTGGGGCGCGGCGGAACCGGAACTCGATTACGACCCGGACGCGGTGCCCGTCGTGTACCCGGTCGCAACGCGGTGGTGCTGGCGGTGCGGGGAGACCGCGGCGCCGGTCGCGGGCCGGTGCCCGTGGTGCAACACCTGGACCGACGGCGAGCTCCCGCGGCGCGAACCGGAACCCGTTCTGTCGCTCGACGACGATCCCGAAGACGACTGGCACACGGATGCGCCCCGATATGCGATCCCGGTGCGCCGACCGTACCTGATCCCGCCGATCGTGATCGTGGTGCTCGCTTACGCCGCGCTGCTCGGCACACTCATCATGTGCGCGGTCATTGTTGCCGTGCGCGGGGCGAGCACACCGGACGAAATTCAAGAAGCCCAGGCGTTCGTCGAGGTCGCGAGCACGCTGCTCACGCTCGGGGCGCTCGCGCTCGTGTGGTCGCGCTCGCGCCAAAAAGTGCCCGACGGAACAATGGTGCTCGCCTGGGTCACGTCCGTACCGGTGCTGTTCGCGCTTCTGTGTCTAAACTTGCTGTTCTTCACCGTTCTGCGGGAGTTGCTCAAACCGCTCGGCGTGGTTGAGCCGGAGCGGATGAAGATGACGCTGGCCACCGTTCTGCTGATCTGCGTGCAGCCGGCCATTGTGGAGGAACTGTTCTTCCGCCAGATGACATTGGGCGTGCTGCGGAAATCGATGAACATGCATTTGGCCGTGTGGATCACCGCGGCGGCGTTTGCGGCGGCACACTTGGGGAACATTTTGGGGATGCCGTACCTGTTTCTGGTCGGCGCGTTCCTGGGGTACGCTCGCGTGTACGGCGGGCTGACGCTCGCGATAATCCTGCACTTCGTCCACAATTTCGCCGTCGTCGCTTACGACGCCTGGCGGTAA
- a CDS encoding DUF1800 domain-containing protein has protein sequence MLDPKNAWQPYTPSAENPWDRKKVGHLYRRSGFGATERELDAGVKDGHAKALDRVLAGETETEDFTRTSAFMASERSMPPGAPQGRLSAWWLDRMLKTRHPLREKLTLFWHNHFATSNAKVQNARFMLTQYRLIQEHALGSFRTLLTQMGADPAMLVWLDTNTSTKAAPNENYAREVMELFSLGVGNYTETDIRQAARAFTGYEIKEGKGTLNRRQHDASEKDVFGKKGKFTGEDIAGLCLDHEACPRFIVRKLYKFIVSDADTPGADLIDPLAEQYRRSGFDTGKLVSTILRSNLFFSPVAYRAKIKSPVEFAIGSVRALEGVIGTLPLAEVLDGLGQVLFAPPSVKGWDGGEAWLNAQTLLGRNNLALAITATDSARFGTRCDPAVLVAKHGAKTDAQLVDFLLGLFLQNDVSDEARTKLLDYLKATKDVKYPAYWSEDDIANHRTRAVTHLVLTLPEYQLN, from the coding sequence ATGCTCGATCCCAAAAACGCCTGGCAGCCGTACACCCCGAGCGCCGAGAACCCGTGGGACCGGAAGAAGGTCGGGCACCTCTACCGGCGCTCGGGGTTCGGCGCGACGGAACGCGAACTCGACGCCGGGGTGAAGGACGGGCACGCCAAGGCGCTCGATCGTGTGCTCGCGGGCGAAACGGAAACCGAAGACTTCACCCGCACGTCCGCGTTCATGGCCTCCGAGCGGAGCATGCCGCCGGGCGCACCGCAAGGGCGGCTCTCGGCGTGGTGGCTCGACCGGATGCTGAAGACCCGACACCCGCTGAGAGAGAAGTTGACGCTGTTCTGGCACAATCACTTCGCCACCAGCAACGCAAAGGTGCAGAACGCGCGCTTCATGCTCACGCAATACCGCCTGATCCAGGAACACGCGCTTGGCAGTTTCCGCACCCTGCTCACACAAATGGGCGCGGACCCGGCGATGCTCGTGTGGCTCGATACGAACACCAGCACGAAGGCCGCCCCCAACGAGAACTATGCCCGCGAGGTGATGGAACTGTTCTCGCTCGGCGTCGGCAATTACACCGAAACCGACATCCGTCAGGCGGCGCGCGCGTTCACGGGGTACGAGATCAAAGAAGGAAAAGGTACGCTAAACCGGCGCCAGCACGACGCCAGCGAGAAAGACGTGTTCGGCAAGAAGGGAAAGTTTACCGGGGAGGACATCGCAGGACTGTGCCTCGATCACGAAGCGTGCCCGCGGTTCATCGTTCGCAAGCTCTACAAGTTCATCGTTAGCGATGCCGATACACCCGGCGCGGACCTCATCGACCCGCTCGCGGAGCAGTACCGCAGGTCGGGCTTCGATACCGGCAAGCTCGTTTCGACTATCCTCCGCTCGAACCTGTTTTTCAGCCCCGTCGCGTACCGCGCGAAGATCAAATCTCCGGTGGAGTTCGCGATCGGGAGCGTTCGGGCGCTCGAGGGCGTGATCGGCACGCTTCCGCTCGCGGAGGTGCTCGACGGATTGGGCCAAGTGCTGTTCGCGCCGCCGTCGGTGAAGGGCTGGGACGGCGGGGAAGCGTGGTTGAACGCGCAGACGCTCCTCGGCCGGAACAACCTCGCGCTCGCGATCACCGCGACCGACAGCGCCCGCTTCGGCACGCGCTGCGACCCGGCCGTGCTCGTGGCGAAACACGGCGCCAAGACAGACGCGCAGTTGGTCGACTTCCTCCTGGGCCTGTTCCTTCAGAACGACGTGTCCGACGAGGCCCGCACCAAATTGCTCGATTACCTGAAGGCCACGAAAGACGTGAAGTACCCCGCGTACTGGTCCGAGGACGACATCGCGAACCACCGCACGCGGGCCGTCACGCACCTGGTTCTGACGTTGCCGGAATATCAGCTCAATTAA
- a CDS encoding DUF1501 domain-containing protein: MTTRRDFLKSSSLIGFGSTVPAFLGHTALSAPLADKAGAKGTVLVVVQLTGGNDGLNTVVPFTNADYYKLRPTIAIAKDQVKKLTDDVGFHPAMTALAKLYTDDSAVCVVQGVGYPNPSQSHFRSMDVWHAASTAEALTTGWLGQSLKKRPVPAFHLAGGNEPAPLALTGAPVRVPSITSLDDFKLKTVSVTGADATAQKNVITSAAAVAGGSSGTSLLDFVARTQMSTYASSEKLASIGKNYAPKVPYPTSALGNKLKLAAQLIDADIGARLFYVSIDGFDTHAGQGGTTGAHANLLTQVSDAISAFYRDVAGRGHKDRLCVMTFSEFGRRAYENGSKGTDHGAGAPMILVGGGVKSGVVGEHPSLKGLKEGNLVHGTDFRQVYAAVLDKWLGIDPKPILGDGFKPVEVFAK; encoded by the coding sequence ATGACCACGCGACGCGACTTCCTCAAGAGTTCCTCGCTGATCGGGTTCGGCTCCACGGTGCCGGCGTTCCTGGGGCACACGGCACTTTCGGCCCCGCTCGCCGACAAAGCGGGGGCCAAAGGCACCGTGCTCGTCGTCGTGCAGCTCACGGGCGGTAACGACGGGCTGAACACCGTTGTGCCGTTCACGAACGCGGACTACTACAAGCTCAGACCGACCATCGCCATCGCGAAGGATCAGGTCAAGAAGCTCACCGACGACGTCGGCTTCCACCCCGCGATGACCGCACTCGCGAAACTCTACACCGACGACAGCGCGGTGTGCGTGGTGCAGGGGGTGGGGTACCCGAACCCGAGTCAGTCGCACTTCCGCAGCATGGACGTGTGGCACGCGGCCAGCACCGCGGAGGCGCTCACCACCGGGTGGCTCGGCCAGTCGCTCAAGAAGCGCCCGGTGCCCGCGTTCCACCTCGCGGGCGGGAACGAGCCGGCACCGCTCGCGCTGACCGGTGCGCCCGTTCGTGTGCCGAGCATCACGTCGCTCGATGACTTCAAACTCAAGACGGTTTCTGTGACGGGGGCCGACGCCACCGCGCAGAAGAACGTGATTACCTCGGCGGCGGCGGTTGCGGGTGGCAGCTCGGGGACATCACTCTTGGACTTCGTGGCGCGCACGCAGATGAGCACCTACGCGAGCAGCGAGAAACTCGCCAGCATTGGCAAGAACTACGCGCCGAAGGTGCCGTACCCGACCTCGGCACTCGGCAACAAGCTGAAACTCGCCGCGCAGCTCATCGACGCGGACATCGGCGCGCGACTCTTCTACGTCTCGATCGACGGGTTCGACACGCACGCGGGCCAGGGCGGTACCACCGGCGCGCACGCGAACCTGCTCACTCAAGTGTCGGACGCGATCTCCGCGTTCTACCGCGACGTGGCCGGGCGCGGACACAAGGACCGGTTGTGCGTGATGACGTTCTCCGAGTTCGGCCGGCGCGCCTACGAGAACGGTAGCAAGGGTACCGACCACGGCGCCGGGGCGCCAATGATCCTGGTGGGCGGTGGGGTCAAGTCCGGTGTCGTCGGTGAACACCCGAGCCTCAAGGGGCTGAAAGAGGGGAACCTCGTTCACGGCACCGATTTCCGGCAGGTGTACGCGGCCGTGCTCGACAAGTGGCTCGGAATCGACCCCAAGCCCATTCTGGGCGACGGGTTCAAACCGGTCGAAGTGTTCGCGAAGTAA